A genomic stretch from Lathyrus oleraceus cultivar Zhongwan6 chromosome 2, CAAS_Psat_ZW6_1.0, whole genome shotgun sequence includes:
- the LOC127121656 gene encoding uncharacterized protein LOC127121656 has translation MYKKAWKSFKELSKDEKDEWFDKFKEKCTWNVMDEYMIRKNYRGRTSVRLSDMLRRVRLDWEERNIRPNWIGKEVFDELLAYWATDNFKAKSQKAKDMRASERGGCLNATGSISIGEHAKRMTKAQGRPPRLNELFVKTRTKKSGDLVDDRSRRTIEEYQRLLTQFLVENPQYTPVGSNPLDPRVDMYIWSLVTGGKGRNGCFFGVGPLAGNYRTGDRTLFDRVASGEGTSRPTQLTPEMMETVRQLALTEARRETAEREAALKAELEEMKKRQHDMEEQMRQFMQSMSRNQNQRTTEDDEDDDEFDV, from the exons ATGTATAAAAAAGCTTGGAAGTCATTCAAAGAACTTTCCAAGGATGAGAAAGATGAATGGTTTGATAAATTTAAG GAAAAGTGTACGTGGAATGTAATGGATGAATATATGATTAGAAAAAATTATCGGGGAAGAACATCTGTCCGACTTTCTGACATGCTTAGGCGTGTCAGACTTGATTGGGAAGAACGAAATATTCGTCCCAACTGGATAGGCAAGGAAGTATTTGACGAACTTCTTGCCTATTGGGCTACCGATAATTTTAAAGCTAAATCTCAAAAAGCAAAAGACATGAGAGCATCCGAAAGGGGGGGTTGCCTTAATGCTACAGGAAGTATAAGCATTGGAGAACATGCAAAACGGATG ACTAAGGCACAAGGAAGACCCCCCCGACTTAATGAGTTGTTTGTGAAGACCCGTACAAAAAAATCGGGGGATTTGGTTGATGATCGGTCGAGAAGAACTATA GAGGAGTATCAAAGATTGCTCACACAATTTCTAGTTGAAAATCCTCAATATACACCTGTTGGTTCTAATCCGCTTGATCCACGCGTGGATATGTATATTTGGAGCTTAGTCACTGGAGGGAAGGGACGTAATGGGTGTTTTTTTGGTGTTGGTCCTTTGGCTGGCAACTACAGAACCGGAGATAGAACTTTATTTGATAGAGTTGCAAGTGGGGAAGGAACGTCCCGTCCAACACAATTGACACCTGAAATGATGGAAACGGTGAGGCAACTGGCTCTAACAGAGGCTAGACGAGAGACGGCGGAGCGTGAGGCGGCGTTAAAGGCCGAATTAGAGGAAATGAAAAAAAGACAACACGATATGGAGGAGCAAATGAGACAATTTATGCAGTCCATGAGTAGAAATCAAAATCAAAGAACAACTGAAGACGATGAAGATGACGACGAATTTGATGTGTAA
- the LOC127121070 gene encoding endoglucanase 11: MKRSRVEKNVTLCFVLVSLITISFPFCESFNYGQALSQSLLYFESQRSGHLPYNQRVNWRHHSGLNDGLEQGVDLVGGYYDAGDNVKFGLPMAFTVTLLSWAAIEYGEKIASAGEYVHAMEAIKWGTDYFVKAHTQSNVLWVEVGDGETDHYCWQRPEDMTTSRRAYKIDENNPGSDAAGETAAALAAASILFRKTNPHYSQLLLHHAQELFEFGDKFRGKYDESVEVVKGYYTSVSGYMDELLWAAIWLYKATEKEEYLKYVLENAYDFGGTTWAMTEFSWDVKYAGVQAIASMLLMEEKHKKHEVILEQYRSKANHYICACLNLNNASNDNVDRTPGGLLYIRQWNNIQYVANAAFLLTVYSDHLLATNQKLQCPKGEVDSNEIFSFAKSQVDYMLGSNPMNMSYLVGYGPKYPQRVHHRGASIESYKENMGFIGCTQGFDNWYGNPKPNPNILIGALVGGPDRNDQFRDARGNYEQLEACTYNTAALVGVFARLYDLE, translated from the exons ATGAAGAGAAGCAGAGTTGAAAAGAATGTGACACTATGTTTTGTCTTAGTTTCTCTCATCACAATCTCATTTCCTTTTTGTGAATCCTTCAACTATGGCCAAGCCTTGTCACAAAGCCTCCTCTACTTTGAGTCACAACGTTCTGGTCACTTACCCTACAATCAAAGGGTCAATTGGCGTCACCATTCTGGTCTCAATGATGGCCTAGAACAAGGG GTGGACTTGGTGGGAGGCTACTATGATGCCGGAGACAATGTGAAATTTGGACTACCAATGGCTTTCACCGTAACTCTGCTTTCTTGGGCTGCCATAGAATACGGCGAAAAAATCGCCAGCGCCGGCGAATATGTCCATGCGATGGAGGCTATTAAATGGGGGACGGACTATTTCGTCAAAGCTCACACACAATCAAATGTTTTATGGGTAGAG GTGGGTGATGGAGAGACAGATCATTATTGTTGGCAGCGGCCAGAAGACATGACAACTTCGCGAAGAGCTTATAAAATTGACGAAAATAATCCTGGTTCTGATGCTGCTGGCGAGACTGCAGCAGCCTTAGCAGCAGCATCAATTTTGTTTAGGAAAACAAATCCACATTACTCTCAACTACTCTTGCATCATGCACAAGAG TTGTTTGAGTTTGGTGACAAGTTCAGAGGTAAATATGATGAGAGTGTTGAAGTGGTAAAAGGGTATTATACTTCAGTTAGTGGATACATGGATGAGTTGTTATGGGCAGCAATATGGTTATATAAGGCTACAGAAAAAGAAGAATATTTAAAATATGTTTTGGAGAATGCTTATGATTTTGGTGGAACTACTTGGGCAATGACAGAATTTAGTTGGGATGTTAAGTATGCTGGTGTTCAAGCCATTGCTTCAATG CTCCTTATGGAAGAAAAACACAAGAAACATGAAGTAATATTGGAACAATATCGTTCAAAAGCAAATCATTATATTTGTGCATGTCTTAACCTCAACAACGCAAGTAACGATAACGTGGATCGCACTCCAGGAGGATTACTATATATTCGTCAATGGAACAATATACAATACGTAGCAAATGCAGCGTTTCTTCTCACAGTCTACTCAGATCATCTCTTAGCCACAAATCAAAAGCTACAATGCCCAAAAGGTGAAGTGGATTCTAATGAAATATTTTCATTTGCAAAATCACAAGTTGATTATATGTTGGGTTCTAATCCAATGAATATGAGCTATTTGGTTGGTTATGGTCCTAAATATCCACAAAGGGTGCATCATAGGGGTGCATCCATTGAATCATATAAGGAGAATATGGGCTTTATTGGATGCACTCAAGGGTTTGATAATTGGTATGGAAATCCTAAGCCCAACCCAAATATACTCATTGGTGCCCTAGTTGGTGGACCTGATAGGAATGACCAGTTTAGAGATGCAAGAGGAAATTATGAGCAATTGGAGGCTTGCACATACAATACTGCGGCACTTGTAGGGGTTTTTGCTAGATTATATGATTTAGAGTAA